The Nerophis ophidion isolate RoL-2023_Sa linkage group LG07, RoL_Noph_v1.0, whole genome shotgun sequence genome contains a region encoding:
- the rmi2 gene encoding recQ-mediated genome instability protein 2 yields MDKADADKKRPPPVKVLSGQLRTATETRGTSGEQSGAGWLLKLSRSRLLPASLVWMQGTVMEVQLELNSVLLMDDTGTFTVQGVNNIPKGKPCLSSGKYVMVMGAVQAVSPEPVIRAVKMADLSEQADLHRKMWTLEVEELQQVLVPG; encoded by the exons ATGGACAAAGCAGACGCGGACAAAAAGCGTCCCCCGCCGGTAAAGGTCTTATCCGGCCAGTTAAGAACAGCGACTGAGACGCGGGGGACTTCCGGCGAGCAGAGCGGTGCCGGGTGGCTGCTGAAGCTGAGCAGGAGTCGCCTCCTGCCGGCGTCCCTGGTGTGGATGCAGGGCACCGTGATGGAAGTCCAACTGGAGCTCAACAGTGTGCTGCTCATGGACGACACGGGCACGTTCACCGTCCAGGGCGTTAACAACATCCCTAAAGGCAAACCGTGCTTGTCGTCAG GTAAATACGTGATGGTGATGGGCGCCGTCCAGGCTGTCTCCCCAGAGCCGGTCATCCGCGCCGTGAAGATGGCGGATCTCTCCGAGCAGGCGGACCTTCACAGGAAGATGTGGACCCTGGAAGTGGAGGAGCTGCAGCAGGTGTTAGTGCCAGGATGA
- the ubfd1 gene encoding ubiquitin domain-containing protein UBFD1, giving the protein MAARDGSDVVMQTDVEPKEDAPLVDSDEKGDSASTSKAGNATTQDSPSMSNGDDVEEEGETVDLKIIWNKIKYDLKIPLDSTGAKLKERIHSLTGLPPAMQKVMYKGLLPEDKTLREIKVTSGAKIMVVGSTINDVLAVSTPKEVMQQEVKAEENKKEPLCRQKQHRKVLDKGKPEDIMPAIKGTKERLPTVPLSGMYNKSGGKVRLTFKLEQDQLWIGTKERTEKVPMGSIKNVLSEPIEEHEGYFMMAFQLGPTEASQYWVYWVPVQFVDAIKDTVLGKWQYF; this is encoded by the exons ATGGCGGCCCGGGATG GAAGTGACGTTGTAATGCAAACGGACGTCGAGCCGAAAGAAGACGCTCCCCTGGTCGACTCGGATGAGAAGGGCGACTCGGCTTCCACGTCCAAGGCGGGGAACGCCACCACTCAGGACTCCCCCAGCATGAGCAACGGGGACGACGTGGAGGAGGAGGGCGAGACGGTAGACTTGAAGATCATCTGGAACAAGATCAAATACGACCTGAAGATCCCTCTGGACAGCACCGGCGCCAAGCTGAAGGAGAGGATCCACTCGCTCACCG GTCTTCCGCCGGCCATGCAGAAGGTCATGTACAAAGGCCTGCTTCCGGAGGACAAGACGCTACGGGAGATAAAAGTGACCAGCGGCGCCAAGATCATGGTGGTGGGCTCCACCATCAACGACGTGCTGGCCGTCAGCACGCCCAAAGAGGTCATGCAGCAGGAAGTGAAAGCAGAGGAAAACAAGAAGGAGCCTCTATGCAGACAAAAG CAACACAGGAAGGTTTTGGACAAAGGTAAACCAGAAGACATCATGCCGGCTATCAAAGGAACAAAA GAGCGACTACCAACAGTGCCTTTATCCGGAATGTACAATAAGTCCGGGGGGAAAGTACGACTCACGTTCAAACTGGAGCAGGATCAGCTGTGGATCGGCACGAAAG AGAGGACAGAGAAGGTGCCGATGGGCTCCATTAAGAACGTGCTGTCCGAGCCTATTGAAGAGCACGAGGGCTATTTCATGATG GCGTTCCAGTTGGGTCCCACAGAAGCGTCTCAGTATTGGGTCTACTGGGTGCCTGTACAGTTCGTGGATGCAATCAAAGACACAGTCCTGGGAAAATGGCAGTATTTCTAA